A single region of the Maylandia zebra isolate NMK-2024a linkage group LG17, Mzebra_GT3a, whole genome shotgun sequence genome encodes:
- the LOC101480914 gene encoding deoxyribonuclease-2-beta-like produces the protein MDVLWMIVLTVGLLGSHCEGTISCKKETNGDVDWFILYKKPGGFDYVYIDSTDQNLKKNNKPVNNQAGVLANTLKPYFEKSPDSAFIAYNDQMPSCNALQQYGHSKGVVMMDKDNVVWLLHSTPKFPEGDESNNFYPESGKRYAQIFMCVTLPSDKSAQIAQHLKDINAHIFKKHNPEKLLKKDSSNIKRTLPYHEDLLSSGGLKFTRFVKQISKKRDPEGDLYVTIADTLQTNLSIQTWRSDPEESGKRPLFKTGKKNELVTIMSVKTDAGEWSHKCDHSKWCVSDIQNWMCVGDSNREPSQFERPGGALCINSKPVADAFRQIIRITGTDSVTNSNTDCNNNNVASPRKRPRSG, from the exons ATG GACGTCCTTTGGATGATTGTCCTCACTGTTGGTCTGCTTGGCTCACATTGTGAGGGCACTATATCCTGTAAAAAGGAAACTAATGGTGATGTAGACTG GTTTATTTTGTACAAGAAGCCTGGTGGGTTTGATTATGTTTACATTGATTCAACCGACCAGAACCTTAAAAAGAATAACAAGCCTGTCAACAACCAAGCTGGTGTCCTGGCAAATACCCTGAAGCCCTACTTTGAAAAA TCGCCAGATTCTGCATTCATTGCATACAATGATCAAATGCCAAGTTGTAACGCACTACAACAATATGGCCACAGCAAAG GAGTTGTGATGATGGATAAGGATAATGTAGTCTGGCTTTTACACAGCACACCAAAATTCCCCGAAGGAGATGAAAGCAATAATTTCTATCCTGAAAGTGGGAAAAGGTACGCACAGATATTTATGTGTGTAACACTGCCCTCTGATAAGTCTGCACAAATAG cTCAGCATCTTAAAGACATCAATgctcatatatttaaaaaacacaatcctGAAAAACTCCTGAAAAAAGATTCTTCCAACATAAAACGAACGCTGCCCTACCATGAGGACTTGTTGTCATCCGGTGGTTTGAAGTTTACACGCTTTGTTAAACAAATCTCCAAGAAAAGGGATCCTGAAG GAGATCTTTATGTCACCATTGCTGACACACTACAGACCAATTTATCCATCCAGACCTGGCGCAGCGACCCTGAAGAGAGTGGAAAACGTCCGCTTTTtaaaactgggaaaaaaaacgAACTAGTCACCATCATGTCAGTAAAAACTGACGCAGGTGAATGGAGTCATAAATGTGATCATTCCAAATGGTGtgtttctgacattcaaaactGGATGTGTGTTGGTGACTCAAACAGAGAACCATCCCAGTTCGAAAGGCCTGGTGGTGCACTGTGCATTAATAGCAAACCTGTGGCAGATGCATTTAGGCAAATTATAAGGATTACTGGCACTGATAGCGTCACTAACAGTAACACTGActgtaacaataacaatgttgCTAGTCCCCGTAAAAGACCAAGATCAGGTTAA
- the c4h11orf98 gene encoding uncharacterized protein C11orf98 homolog: MAPPGGINKPKTELGKKLFKRRRVLSREKRKRHQIVGAVVDEGLITIHHLKKRRTSPRANITLSGKKKRKLIKQLQHQQKEKASMEVESTAAPQKKHNTSSAQTKKKNKKASGCQDDVEMVDVE, encoded by the exons ATGGCACCTCCGGGAGGAATAAACAAACCGAAAACT GAGTTGGGGAAGAAGCTTTTCAAGCGCCGGCGAGTTCTGAGCCGTGAGAAGAGGAAGCGGCATCAGATCGTGGGAGCTGTGGTGGATGAAGGTCTCATCACCATCCATCACCTGAAGAAGAGAAG GACGAGTCCGAGAGCCAACATCACGCTGTcagggaagaagaagaggaagctgATTAAACAGCTGCAACACCAGCAGAAGGAGAAGGCCTCTATGGAAG TGGAATCAACAGCAGCACCACAGAAGAAGCACAACACCTCATCAGCTCAgaccaagaagaagaacaagaaggcgTCCGGATGCCAGGACGATGTAGAGATGGTGGATGTTGAATGA